In Peptostreptococcus equinus, the DNA window TTCTTTAATTTCTTCTCTTGTTGCCAGCTTAAGTGCTAAAGCAAAGTCATCGTTTATTAGTGGATCACCAAGATTATCGTTTTTATATGAAAATTCTACTGTAGGGTTTTCAAATACAGTTCCTTCTTCAACACCTAGCCTCTTTGAAAAACTTCCTGCCGCAATATTTCTTACTATTACTTCAAGAGGAACTATTTCAACTGCCTTTACAAGAGTATTTCTTGAATTTATTTCTTTTTCAAAATGTGTTTTAATTCCGTTTTTTTCTAAATATTGGAATAGATGATTTGACATTAAATTGTTTATTTCACCTTTTCCTAATATTGTTCCCTTTTTTAATCCATTAAATGCTGTAGCATCGTCCTTATATGATACTATAACATAATCTTTATCCTCAGTTCTATATACTTTCTTTGCTTTTCCTTCATACATCTGTTCCATTTGTTTCAAAATATTACCTCTTTCCCAAATAATAATTCGTACATTTATTGCCTATGTTTATATTTTATTCGTATTTTTATTTTTTTGCAATAGAATTTACGTACTTTTTTTATTTTTTTTATAAAAAAATAGGCAAATAATAGAATATAACGAATTATATGCCTTATTTACCTATATTTTAGTTCGTGTTTTTTTGCTTAACAAAAATAAATTGTGC includes these proteins:
- the purC gene encoding phosphoribosylaminoimidazolesuccinocarboxamide synthase; amino-acid sequence: MKQMEQMYEGKAKKVYRTEDKDYVIVSYKDDATAFNGLKKGTILGKGEINNLMSNHLFQYLEKNGIKTHFEKEINSRNTLVKAVEIVPLEVIVRNIAAGSFSKRLGVEEGTVFENPTVEFSYKNDNLGDPLINDDFALALKLATREEIKEIKSMALKINELLKAYFIECNIKLVDFKLEFGRFHNQIILADEISPDTCRLWDKYTNEKLDKDRFRRDMGNVEGAYAEVRKRLGF